One Natrinema halophilum genomic window carries:
- the coxB gene encoding cytochrome c oxidase subunit II: MNTIYSALTTPLQQARTRVDVFQEIFLVFLALGTIVGIVVVAYTLYNAYKYRDTGETDSDVNLPSVGELPTGGKGGKKLFLSFGISAIIVISLVVWTYSMLLYVEDPGQQQEEELNVEVTGQNFAWFFEYENGIQSTATLRVPADERVWLDVTSGDVWHAFGIPDQRVKADAIPGEYDRTWFEAEEAGQTHEIKCYELCGEFHTSMTGSVQVMEPEAFDEWMNSQLTMSYTVQDGNESPVTEGYELTVDHQERDFEQTYSADQFDENGTIEITELDYGGAYNVTLTSTDDQFESTTKEIDMTGPVSETFTVDVGNTTESDTNGNQTGTNDGGGN; the protein is encoded by the coding sequence GTGAATACAATCTACAGCGCACTTACGACCCCGCTGCAGCAGGCTCGCACTCGAGTCGACGTGTTCCAGGAGATCTTTCTGGTCTTCCTCGCACTCGGGACTATCGTCGGCATCGTCGTCGTCGCGTACACCTTGTACAACGCGTACAAGTACCGTGATACCGGCGAAACCGATTCCGATGTGAACCTGCCATCAGTCGGGGAGTTACCGACAGGCGGAAAGGGCGGCAAGAAACTGTTCCTCTCGTTCGGCATCAGCGCGATAATCGTCATTTCGCTGGTTGTCTGGACGTATAGCATGCTGCTGTACGTCGAAGACCCCGGCCAACAGCAAGAAGAAGAACTCAACGTCGAAGTTACCGGACAGAACTTCGCGTGGTTTTTCGAGTACGAAAACGGTATCCAGTCGACGGCCACGCTTCGCGTGCCGGCCGACGAACGAGTCTGGCTAGATGTGACGTCGGGCGACGTCTGGCACGCGTTCGGTATACCCGATCAACGGGTGAAAGCCGACGCAATTCCGGGCGAGTATGACAGGACGTGGTTCGAAGCGGAAGAAGCAGGTCAAACACACGAGATCAAGTGTTACGAGCTCTGCGGTGAATTCCACACGTCCATGACCGGGAGCGTACAGGTCATGGAACCCGAGGCGTTCGACGAGTGGATGAACAGTCAGCTGACGATGTCGTATACGGTTCAGGACGGGAACGAATCGCCTGTAACGGAGGGGTACGAGCTGACTGTCGATCACCAGGAGCGTGATTTCGAGCAGACGTACTCGGCCGATCAATTCGACGAGAACGGCACGATCGAGATCACCGAACTCGACTACGGTGGCGCTTACAACGTAACTCTCACGTCGACCGACGACCAGTTCGAGTCGACGACGAAAGAGATCGACATGACCGGTCCGGTTTCCGAAACGTTCACGGTCGACGTTGGCAATACTACTGAAAGCGACACGAATGGTAACCAAACAGGAACGAACGATGGAGGTGGCAACTGA
- a CDS encoding cbb3-type cytochrome c oxidase subunit I, giving the protein MSDLPPKRSIKRWLVTTNHKDVGVLYLGTALFFLLFGGVLALIFRAHLWKAGGTGLLSNDQYYQAVTGHGLLMVFWFLSPIASGFANYFVPLQIGAKDLAFPRLNALSYWFYLFSGVLMGLSFFQGGSFSGGWTMYSPLNVPMYNSVMEVTAGGNMTILALVLFTISITMGTVNFLTTMHRSRAEGLGLWNIPMFSWSWLLTIWMMLFAFAALLAAVLLLSIDRIFLTQYFATNEGSSLMWAHVFWFFGHPEVYIVFFPALGIMFETFQTFTGRRLVGRKWVIIAMVLVAVQSFLVWMHHMFLSTINLPIKTLFMATTIGISLPFDLMVFALIYTMVKGRVRFTTPFLFSLGALLLFILGGITGVFLGAVVLDYEFRGTYWVVAHFHYVMVSGVTALVGGLYYWWPKITGKMYSEKLGKLSFAVYFLGFNLLYFPMFLAWETPRRVFHYPEGTQVYHQLATVGAFVLGLSFLLVFFTLGKSLVSGPDAPDNPWTFSRTAEWAIPSPPPLENWPDRPSYASGKLEFVDDAAAATDGGVAHGKEAAGTAAVSHEEEHADHASIWPFGIGVATATFFLGLSGMSPYVYSFVTEHMHAGEFVTLSDSAPAKSIVYPALTAIGIGLLAVTLFQFGREQFDAPEMAVAERWPFGGINNEKLGVWFFLASDVVVFGAAIGAYIFMRIHGGWHNWHLDSITMAGLFNTYVLLTSSFAVVMAHVMAERGNKKGLLASLGVTVLLGFVFMGVKAFEYSSKFADGHYWFSGIEYSLYFVTTGLHALHVILGLLIALFMIYRIVSIDAYLEDHMPVEYFGLYWHFVDIVWVFLFPLFYLM; this is encoded by the coding sequence ATGAGTGATCTTCCGCCAAAGCGGTCGATCAAGCGGTGGCTGGTCACGACGAACCACAAGGACGTGGGTGTCCTCTACCTGGGGACCGCCCTGTTCTTCCTGCTGTTCGGTGGCGTCCTCGCGCTGATATTTCGCGCCCACCTGTGGAAGGCCGGCGGGACGGGGCTGCTCTCGAACGATCAGTACTATCAGGCGGTGACCGGTCACGGCCTGTTGATGGTGTTCTGGTTCCTCTCACCGATCGCATCCGGGTTCGCGAACTACTTCGTCCCGCTGCAAATCGGTGCGAAGGACCTCGCCTTCCCACGTCTGAACGCACTGAGTTACTGGTTTTACCTGTTCTCGGGCGTTCTCATGGGCCTCTCGTTCTTCCAGGGTGGATCGTTCTCCGGCGGCTGGACGATGTACTCGCCGCTGAACGTGCCCATGTACAATTCCGTCATGGAAGTGACGGCTGGTGGGAACATGACCATCCTCGCGCTGGTCCTGTTTACCATCTCGATTACGATGGGGACGGTGAACTTCCTCACGACGATGCACCGGTCCCGCGCCGAAGGACTCGGCCTGTGGAACATTCCGATGTTCTCCTGGTCGTGGCTACTGACGATCTGGATGATGCTGTTCGCCTTCGCGGCGCTGCTGGCGGCGGTTCTGTTGCTGTCGATCGACCGGATCTTCCTCACGCAATACTTCGCGACGAACGAGGGCTCGAGTCTGATGTGGGCCCACGTCTTCTGGTTCTTCGGCCATCCGGAGGTGTACATCGTCTTCTTCCCGGCACTCGGGATCATGTTCGAGACGTTCCAGACGTTCACCGGACGGCGGCTCGTCGGCCGAAAATGGGTCATCATCGCGATGGTCCTGGTCGCGGTGCAGTCGTTCCTCGTCTGGATGCACCACATGTTTCTGTCGACGATCAACCTCCCGATCAAGACGCTGTTCATGGCGACGACGATCGGGATCTCCCTGCCGTTCGACCTGATGGTCTTCGCGCTGATTTACACGATGGTCAAGGGACGCGTCCGGTTCACGACGCCGTTCCTGTTCTCGCTCGGGGCGCTCCTGTTGTTCATCCTGGGCGGGATCACGGGCGTCTTCCTGGGTGCCGTCGTCCTCGACTACGAGTTCCGCGGCACCTACTGGGTCGTCGCGCACTTCCACTACGTGATGGTCTCCGGCGTCACGGCGCTGGTCGGCGGCCTCTACTACTGGTGGCCAAAGATCACCGGGAAGATGTACTCCGAGAAACTCGGTAAGCTCAGCTTCGCCGTCTACTTCCTCGGGTTCAACCTGCTTTACTTCCCGATGTTCCTCGCCTGGGAGACGCCGCGGCGCGTCTTCCACTACCCCGAGGGCACACAGGTCTACCACCAGCTGGCGACGGTCGGGGCGTTCGTCCTCGGACTGTCGTTCCTGCTCGTGTTCTTTACGCTGGGGAAGAGTCTAGTATCCGGCCCCGACGCGCCGGACAACCCGTGGACGTTCTCGCGGACCGCCGAGTGGGCGATTCCCTCGCCCCCGCCGCTCGAGAACTGGCCTGATCGACCAAGCTACGCCAGCGGCAAACTCGAGTTCGTCGATGATGCGGCGGCTGCGACCGACGGCGGCGTCGCTCACGGCAAGGAAGCGGCCGGGACGGCGGCGGTCTCCCATGAGGAAGAACACGCCGACCACGCCAGCATCTGGCCGTTCGGCATCGGCGTCGCCACCGCTACGTTCTTCCTCGGCTTGAGCGGGATGTCGCCGTACGTCTACTCGTTCGTCACCGAACACATGCACGCCGGCGAGTTCGTCACCCTGTCGGATTCGGCACCGGCGAAAAGCATCGTCTATCCGGCGCTGACCGCGATCGGGATCGGTCTCCTCGCAGTCACGTTGTTCCAGTTCGGACGCGAGCAGTTCGACGCACCCGAGATGGCGGTCGCCGAACGCTGGCCGTTTGGCGGCATCAATAACGAGAAACTGGGCGTCTGGTTCTTCCTGGCATCGGACGTCGTCGTCTTCGGTGCCGCGATCGGTGCGTACATCTTCATGCGCATCCACGGCGGCTGGCACAACTGGCATCTCGACTCGATCACCATGGCCGGCCTGTTCAACACGTACGTGCTGTTGACCTCGAGTTTCGCGGTCGTTATGGCACACGTGATGGCCGAACGCGGAAACAAGAAAGGGCTACTCGCCTCGCTCGGTGTCACGGTCCTGCTCGGATTCGTGTTCATGGGGGTCAAGGCCTTCGAGTACAGCAGCAAGTTCGCCGACGGTCACTACTGGTTCAGCGGGATCGAATACTCGTTGTACTTCGTGACGACCGGCCTGCACGCGCTGCACGTCATCCTCGGACTGTTGATCGCGCTGTTCATGATCTATCGCATCGTTTCGATCGATGCGTACCTCGAGGATCACATGCCGGTCGAGTACTTCGGCCTCTACTGGCACTTCGTCGACATCGTCTGGGTGTTCCTCTTCCCGCTGTTCTACCTGATGTAG
- a CDS encoding DUF106 domain-containing protein, with translation MTRTAEKIDALVSEDPSMADALESIRETADRDGGEVQWADVNDELTSGQWGRLIEKGVLVDGNEGFVIADREAFDRALDGDGDSAGSAAADVDIDEDETSWSQWDKLAGIGALLLMPGYWFDSIRNVVGNTVNIALGPLDAVLPFYAMVLSLALITGLYSSLLQANLMNTEVMGKYQERMKSVQNEQKDLRKQKKEAEERGASDAEIERLEDEIERAREEQMEAMAENLGMFKLQFRPMVWIMLFTIPVFLWLYWKMFGGSVSSEMIVIPLAGEVTWGATLHGFIPVWLFWYFLCSMTCNQLIRKALNIDMSPT, from the coding sequence ATGACGCGTACAGCCGAGAAGATCGACGCCCTCGTTAGCGAGGACCCCTCGATGGCGGACGCCCTCGAGTCCATCCGCGAGACAGCCGACAGAGACGGCGGAGAGGTTCAGTGGGCTGACGTCAACGACGAGTTGACGAGCGGGCAGTGGGGCCGACTCATCGAAAAGGGCGTGCTGGTCGACGGCAACGAAGGGTTCGTGATCGCCGATCGCGAAGCCTTCGATAGAGCGCTCGACGGTGACGGCGATAGCGCCGGGTCGGCCGCTGCCGATGTCGACATCGACGAAGACGAGACGAGTTGGTCGCAGTGGGACAAATTAGCGGGCATCGGTGCGCTCCTGTTGATGCCCGGGTACTGGTTCGATTCCATTCGAAACGTCGTCGGAAACACGGTCAACATCGCGCTCGGACCGCTCGATGCAGTGTTACCGTTCTACGCGATGGTCCTTTCCCTCGCATTGATAACCGGTCTCTATTCGTCGCTGCTTCAGGCGAACCTGATGAACACGGAGGTCATGGGCAAATACCAGGAGCGGATGAAATCGGTTCAGAACGAACAGAAAGATCTCCGGAAGCAAAAGAAAGAGGCAGAAGAGCGGGGAGCGAGCGACGCCGAAATCGAACGACTCGAGGACGAAATAGAGCGGGCCCGCGAAGAACAGATGGAAGCGATGGCGGAAAATCTCGGGATGTTCAAACTGCAATTCCGACCGATGGTATGGATCATGCTTTTTACCATTCCGGTCTTCCTCTGGCTCTACTGGAAGATGTTCGGCGGTTCGGTCAGCAGTGAGATGATCGTCATTCCGTTGGCCGGCGAAGTCACGTGGGGAGCGACCCTGCACGGATTCATACCGGTATGGCTCTTCTGGTATTTCCTCTGCTCGATGACGTGTAATCAGCTCATTCGGAAAGCGCTGAACATCGATATGTCACCGACATAA
- a CDS encoding vWA domain-containing protein, with product MGEKGRGLLTDTSTERGASPLVGIVLLIGLVLVSAILVVAIGMVAMDAIQSQASGEHGTQVMREFDTDLETAILDNSTSGSVYLDKNGKYDIVNEASIKVTAANEYASRSTVISMGSLRYEDDSGNVFAHQAGGVWRGEGDESRVVSKPAIRYYEYGDRGRVALSIPNLSGNVDGGANRVVSQPASDNRAGKLTRDLGFVNYVNITVSDTDYHNAWAKFFEDEFDASSRDDLTDCAVGASVSDPIVCHEGKTVTVVAPIEGKNPFASHVGIDPTIYGGLYTDDDDLTVDDSVRIERYNGSVGWVDDGNVTEDLLVANGDIDLQSNANITGVPVANGQLSGTSGAVTSSIAFATKPDGMQIDVINGTNVYNVTGTTPPDVFGAKMIRSFDAVEPIDTEIDRAIGLIDEYGNTTTGAAGTLESAPDRDGFYHATGTVNGIDTIDTSKGAVHVAVDGDLDLDDVDVVGNGRAYFYVSGDVDADDVTVSNEQARRLWIYGTGDAEVTVRDEFQGAIYAPGSDSLRITKDTEVFGTVVGGNEADIRENVSIHFDKTLRTDIPIPEENRAVSITIAKRRPPLDVTFVLDRSGSMASNDPDEKRVDATKEFIGLLNAGRSDQAGVYEFNANGHEIHSLSGNLSSVTDSITTRDEGSTDMSAGMEPALDEYAINGNDAAERHMVLLSDGQNTADSYYNRSCGCLRFKSDTRTMNQAERAADMNVTIHTIGLSDSADEDMLKDVADETGGNYYSVENDDELEEVFRGIADEVTASSETSFAVSSFEEPTTAPKDYSVTIREQSVTLGKS from the coding sequence ATGGGTGAAAAGGGGAGGGGGTTATTGACGGACACGTCTACGGAACGGGGTGCCAGTCCGCTGGTAGGAATCGTCTTGCTTATCGGCCTGGTTCTCGTAAGCGCCATCCTCGTCGTCGCTATCGGAATGGTCGCGATGGATGCGATTCAGTCACAAGCGTCGGGCGAGCACGGGACACAGGTCATGCGCGAATTTGACACGGATCTGGAGACAGCGATACTGGACAATTCGACGAGCGGGTCCGTCTATCTGGACAAAAACGGAAAGTACGATATCGTAAATGAGGCAAGCATCAAAGTCACCGCTGCGAACGAGTACGCGTCGAGGAGTACGGTGATATCGATGGGATCGCTTCGGTACGAGGACGATTCCGGAAACGTGTTTGCCCACCAGGCTGGTGGCGTCTGGCGCGGAGAAGGTGATGAATCAAGGGTCGTTTCGAAGCCGGCGATTCGGTACTACGAATACGGGGACAGAGGTCGAGTCGCACTCTCTATTCCTAATCTCAGTGGTAACGTGGACGGTGGCGCGAACAGGGTTGTCAGTCAGCCTGCATCAGATAATCGAGCGGGGAAACTGACGCGAGATCTCGGCTTCGTCAATTACGTCAACATCACCGTTTCCGATACCGACTACCACAATGCCTGGGCGAAGTTCTTCGAGGACGAGTTCGACGCCTCGAGCCGAGACGATCTTACCGATTGCGCCGTCGGCGCCAGCGTGAGTGATCCTATCGTCTGCCACGAAGGCAAGACGGTCACCGTCGTCGCGCCGATCGAGGGAAAGAACCCGTTTGCGAGTCACGTCGGAATCGATCCGACGATCTACGGCGGTCTCTACACCGATGACGATGATCTAACCGTCGATGATTCTGTGCGAATCGAGAGATACAACGGGAGCGTCGGGTGGGTCGACGATGGAAACGTCACGGAGGATCTGCTCGTCGCCAACGGGGACATCGATCTGCAATCGAACGCGAACATCACCGGTGTCCCCGTAGCAAACGGACAGCTTTCCGGAACGAGTGGCGCTGTTACCTCCAGCATCGCCTTCGCAACGAAACCGGATGGAATGCAGATAGACGTCATCAACGGAACGAACGTCTACAACGTGACGGGTACCACGCCACCGGACGTCTTCGGAGCGAAGATGATTCGGTCCTTTGACGCGGTGGAGCCCATCGATACGGAGATTGACCGCGCGATCGGTTTGATCGACGAGTACGGTAATACGACGACTGGGGCTGCCGGAACGCTCGAGAGTGCGCCGGACAGAGACGGATTTTACCACGCGACGGGGACCGTAAACGGTATCGATACGATCGACACCAGCAAGGGGGCAGTCCACGTTGCAGTCGACGGCGATCTCGATCTCGATGACGTCGACGTCGTCGGGAATGGCCGGGCGTATTTCTACGTTTCCGGAGACGTCGACGCAGACGACGTCACGGTATCAAACGAGCAGGCGCGGCGTCTCTGGATCTACGGAACGGGCGATGCCGAGGTTACGGTCCGTGACGAATTTCAGGGGGCTATCTACGCGCCGGGTAGCGACTCGCTTAGGATCACGAAGGATACGGAGGTGTTCGGCACAGTCGTGGGCGGCAACGAAGCGGATATTCGCGAGAACGTAAGCATCCACTTCGACAAAACGCTGCGAACGGATATACCAATTCCGGAGGAAAACAGGGCTGTTTCGATCACGATCGCCAAACGACGGCCGCCGCTTGACGTCACGTTCGTTCTCGATCGATCGGGGTCGATGGCGTCGAACGATCCGGACGAGAAACGCGTCGACGCGACCAAAGAGTTCATCGGACTCCTGAACGCGGGTCGAAGCGATCAGGCCGGCGTGTACGAGTTCAACGCGAACGGACACGAAATCCACTCTTTGAGCGGCAATCTTTCGTCGGTCACTGATAGCATCACAACCAGAGACGAAGGCAGTACGGATATGTCGGCCGGAATGGAACCCGCACTCGACGAGTACGCGATCAACGGCAACGACGCGGCCGAGCGACACATGGTGTTGTTAAGCGATGGTCAAAATACCGCCGATAGCTACTACAATCGTAGCTGTGGCTGTCTTCGATTCAAATCTGACACTCGAACGATGAACCAGGCCGAACGGGCGGCGGATATGAACGTGACGATCCATACGATCGGCCTCAGCGACTCTGCAGATGAGGACATGTTAAAAGACGTTGCCGACGAAACCGGCGGGAACTACTATTCCGTCGAGAACGACGACGAACTCGAGGAAGTCTTTCGAGGCATCGCAGACGAAGTGACGGCGTCGTCTGAAACGTCGTTCGCGGTCTCCTCGTTTGAAGAACCGACCACGGCTCCAAAAGATTACTCGGTCACTATTAGAGAACAATCGGTCACGCTCGGAAAATCCTGA
- a CDS encoding DUF7289 family protein: MNLPRKRMGGRIRGQSPILAVILLIGMVVTISAGILLVGADVMTDAEQRSENERIEQSFVELSQQMSTVSMDGDARRSMTFDAGKKGAIVKTNTAYINISGNNVSESIQVGAIEYEGDDGTKVAFQAGGVFRETGSETQVVSAPPLNYDQETNTFSFPILQIDEESSLNSGDVSFRYKNSTPHHDSTYVEQSTVKLNITSEYCTGWETYFEEQTKKAEGQAIYESCSEGDDDTLRVRLGRMTVPEKTFADGIIAGDVSYQGSKPNNSDVTETDGDSPPKLDGMIDQMVSDMENDSNVTRLGSVGDTVPNGTYFAEDVTVDDDLTFDLEDGDTTLVVEDELIVDDGTLHVENWSQSESTDHKLQIYVKEGMHVKSTEMCVAPCSSGNVDSKQLQVYGTSETHLALGTGNTSFEGIIYAPGGEDWNKTNRYITNKEAQLVVQSNVDMVGSTVVSSAHLQSNALSGLYDASLETFSPEVAPEGYLFPPHLTYLNIAEHIVEVKNT, translated from the coding sequence ATGAATTTGCCTCGGAAGAGAATGGGTGGGAGGATCCGAGGGCAATCCCCAATATTGGCTGTTATCCTGTTGATCGGGATGGTCGTGACAATCAGCGCCGGTATCTTGCTCGTCGGTGCCGACGTGATGACAGATGCAGAACAGCGTTCGGAGAACGAACGCATCGAACAGTCGTTCGTGGAATTAAGTCAGCAGATGTCGACGGTTTCGATGGACGGCGATGCCAGGCGGTCGATGACGTTCGACGCCGGAAAGAAAGGGGCGATAGTCAAAACGAATACGGCGTATATCAACATCTCCGGGAACAACGTCTCCGAATCGATTCAGGTGGGTGCGATCGAATACGAAGGTGACGATGGGACCAAAGTTGCGTTTCAGGCGGGTGGGGTATTCCGCGAAACCGGATCCGAGACGCAGGTCGTTTCGGCACCGCCGCTCAATTACGATCAAGAAACGAATACGTTCTCGTTCCCTATCCTCCAAATAGACGAAGAGTCGAGTCTCAATTCGGGCGACGTCTCGTTCAGGTACAAAAATAGTACGCCGCATCACGATTCGACGTACGTCGAGCAGAGCACGGTAAAACTCAACATTACGAGTGAATACTGCACAGGTTGGGAAACGTATTTCGAGGAACAAACTAAAAAAGCCGAAGGACAGGCCATCTACGAATCGTGTAGTGAGGGGGATGACGACACCCTCCGCGTCAGACTCGGTCGAATGACCGTTCCTGAAAAAACGTTCGCAGACGGTATCATCGCGGGTGATGTGTCCTACCAGGGGTCGAAACCGAACAACAGTGACGTCACCGAGACTGACGGCGACTCTCCCCCGAAACTGGACGGAATGATCGACCAGATGGTGTCGGACATGGAAAACGACAGTAACGTCACGCGACTCGGATCCGTGGGGGATACGGTGCCGAACGGTACGTACTTCGCCGAAGATGTTACGGTGGACGATGATCTGACGTTCGATCTCGAGGACGGAGATACAACACTCGTCGTCGAAGATGAGTTGATCGTAGACGATGGAACCCTTCACGTCGAAAATTGGAGTCAATCTGAAAGTACTGACCACAAACTCCAGATCTACGTAAAGGAAGGAATGCACGTCAAAAGTACCGAGATGTGCGTTGCACCGTGTTCGTCGGGTAACGTCGACTCGAAGCAACTTCAGGTCTACGGAACGTCGGAAACCCACCTTGCATTGGGTACGGGAAATACCTCCTTCGAGGGCATAATATACGCGCCGGGAGGCGAGGACTGGAACAAGACGAACCGATACATCACCAACAAAGAGGCACAGTTGGTGGTCCAATCGAACGTCGATATGGTAGGTTCGACCGTCGTATCGTCCGCCCATCTTCAAAGCAACGCCCTGAGCGGGTTATACGATGCGTCACTCGAAACGTTCAGTCCGGAGGTCGCTCCAGAGGGCTATCTCTTCCCGCCACACCTGACCTACCTCAATATCGCCGAACACATCGTCGAAGTGAAAAACACGTAA
- a CDS encoding MBL fold metallo-hydrolase, with protein MVTTISPERLAEMQDEGAEYVLVDTRPADSYESWHIAGAIHFPFGPEEELDGRLEDLEDVVGDADRVIAVCAKGISSSNLATRLESATDEFDVAAVDGGMKGWSGVYDSVEIAVDDGLTVVQIQRRAKGCLGYVVGCNETGEAIVADPTADTDEFEVAAAEADLSITGIVDTHVHADHISGGRELADDLEVPYYLGERADQRDVEREFTPLERNEVLTVGEREIKAVFAPGHTSEMINLLVDDAALLTADTLHVDSTGRTELEFSDDEGERGARMLYESLHRTILAEPEGIVVLPGHVTVTADGKFEHGAPGEPIRTTIRRARTGIDLLDLAEDAFVDRMADAGEKPSNYEEIIEYNRGVTDIPPEERVELELGPNNCSA; from the coding sequence ATGGTCACTACGATTTCGCCCGAGCGACTCGCCGAAATGCAGGACGAAGGCGCGGAGTACGTCCTCGTCGATACCCGTCCCGCGGACAGCTACGAGTCCTGGCACATCGCCGGCGCGATCCACTTTCCGTTCGGCCCCGAGGAGGAACTCGACGGGCGACTCGAGGACCTCGAGGACGTCGTCGGCGACGCAGACCGCGTGATCGCGGTCTGTGCGAAGGGGATATCGTCGAGCAATCTGGCGACGCGCCTCGAATCGGCGACCGACGAGTTCGACGTCGCAGCCGTCGACGGCGGGATGAAGGGGTGGAGCGGCGTCTACGATAGCGTCGAGATCGCTGTCGACGACGGATTGACGGTCGTCCAGATACAGCGACGCGCGAAGGGGTGTCTGGGGTACGTCGTCGGCTGTAACGAGACCGGCGAGGCGATCGTCGCCGATCCGACCGCGGACACCGACGAATTCGAGGTCGCCGCTGCGGAAGCCGACCTCTCGATCACAGGCATCGTCGACACGCACGTCCACGCCGACCACATTTCTGGCGGTCGCGAACTGGCGGACGACCTCGAGGTTCCGTACTATCTCGGCGAGCGCGCGGATCAGCGCGACGTCGAACGCGAGTTCACGCCGCTCGAGCGCAACGAGGTACTGACGGTCGGCGAGCGCGAGATTAAGGCGGTGTTCGCCCCGGGCCACACCAGCGAGATGATCAATCTACTGGTGGACGACGCGGCGCTTTTGACCGCCGACACGCTGCACGTCGATTCGACCGGCCGAACGGAACTCGAATTTAGCGACGACGAGGGCGAGCGGGGGGCGAGAATGCTCTACGAATCGCTGCACAGGACGATCCTGGCCGAACCCGAAGGCATCGTCGTGCTCCCAGGCCACGTGACGGTCACCGCTGACGGGAAGTTCGAACACGGTGCGCCGGGCGAGCCGATTCGGACGACCATTCGCCGTGCGCGAACGGGAATCGACCTGCTCGACCTGGCGGAAGACGCGTTCGTCGATCGCATGGCCGATGCAGGCGAGAAGCCGTCGAACTACGAGGAAATCATCGAATATAATCGAGGCGTGACCGATATCCCGCCAGAAGAACGGGTCGAACTCGAATTGGGGCCGAACAACTGTTCGGCTTGA
- a CDS encoding nuclear transport factor 2 family protein, with protein sequence MDPEENATDDPTLGGATLVRRYYDALDEHNYDALENALTADFVQHRPDRSFDSREEFIEFMRKKRPEADTNHELESIVASDAQVAVRGRVTEDEVTIFEFADFFEITAGRLARLETYSR encoded by the coding sequence ATGGACCCTGAGGAGAACGCAACCGACGATCCGACCCTCGGCGGAGCAACGCTCGTTCGCCGCTATTACGACGCCCTCGACGAGCACAACTACGACGCTCTCGAGAACGCTCTCACTGCCGACTTCGTCCAGCATCGTCCGGACCGGTCGTTCGATAGCCGCGAGGAGTTCATCGAATTCATGCGCAAGAAGCGGCCCGAGGCGGACACGAACCACGAACTCGAATCGATCGTCGCATCGGACGCTCAGGTCGCAGTCCGAGGTCGCGTGACCGAAGATGAGGTAACGATCTTCGAATTCGCCGACTTCTTTGAAATTACGGCGGGCCGACTCGCCCGCCTCGAGACGTACTCGCGGTGA
- a CDS encoding DUF7410 domain-containing protein codes for MATEHSLEREYDVPADETPGVTCPYCGRPFRSDRYVTFHIGVDHADVCSDAEREAFDDERDDEEYELFTFHFKAAISVFLVYFLFTFVYALVWAG; via the coding sequence ATGGCGACCGAGCACTCGCTCGAGCGAGAGTACGACGTTCCAGCGGACGAAACGCCCGGAGTCACCTGTCCGTACTGCGGTCGGCCGTTTCGATCGGACCGCTACGTCACGTTTCACATCGGCGTCGACCACGCGGACGTCTGTTCCGACGCGGAGCGAGAGGCGTTCGACGACGAACGCGACGACGAGGAGTACGAACTGTTTACGTTCCACTTCAAGGCGGCCATCTCCGTCTTTCTCGTCTACTTCCTGTTTACCTTCGTGTACGCGCTGGTCTGGGCAGGGTGA
- a CDS encoding adenylate kinase, whose product MAQPRILILGAPGAGKGTQSARITEEFDVDHITTGDALRGNKEMDISDMDTEYDTPGEYMDRGELVPDKVVNAIVDEALSQADGFVLDGYPRNLEQAEELEDMTDLDVVLYLEVGEDELVHRLTGRRLDPETGDIYHVEYNPPDDPEIEQRLEQRDDDTEETVKERLSVFRENTEPVIEYYDEQGNLERVDGEQAPDDVWEEVTETIERNA is encoded by the coding sequence ATGGCTCAGCCACGAATCCTCATCCTGGGCGCTCCCGGGGCAGGGAAGGGGACCCAGAGTGCACGGATCACCGAGGAATTCGACGTCGATCATATCACGACCGGCGACGCACTGCGAGGAAACAAGGAGATGGACATCTCGGACATGGACACCGAGTACGACACGCCGGGCGAGTACATGGATCGAGGGGAACTCGTCCCCGACAAAGTCGTCAACGCCATCGTCGACGAAGCGCTCAGCCAGGCCGACGGCTTCGTCCTCGACGGCTACCCGCGGAATCTCGAGCAAGCCGAGGAACTCGAGGACATGACCGACCTCGACGTCGTCCTGTATCTCGAGGTGGGTGAAGACGAACTCGTCCACAGGCTGACCGGCCGTCGGCTCGACCCCGAGACTGGGGATATCTACCACGTCGAATACAACCCGCCGGACGATCCGGAAATCGAACAGCGTCTGGAGCAACGCGACGACGACACCGAAGAGACGGTCAAAGAGCGACTGTCGGTGTTTCGCGAAAACACCGAACCCGTCATCGAGTACTACGACGAACAGGGCAATCTGGAGCGAGTCGACGGCGAGCAAGCCCCCGATGACGTCTGGGAAGAAGTGACGGAAACGATCGAACGGAACGCGTAG